The proteins below are encoded in one region of Pseudomonadota bacterium:
- a CDS encoding 3-hydroxyacyl-CoA dehydrogenase/enoyl-CoA hydratase family protein, translated as MTTPSQPRPYAARAIRRVAVIGAGTMGAGIAAHLANAGISTLLLDVPKEGDRDALARGGIERQLKAKPAAFMDPARARLIDVGNTEDDLGRVAEADWIIEAIFENLDAKRALWEKVEALASADAIISSNSSGIPMFLQVKGRNEGFRRRFVGAHFFNPPRYLHLLEVIPTPDTAPEVVDTVRQFADHVLGKGVVVVRDVPGFAANRIAGYAFTKMMRAMIDLDLTPDVVDAITGPLIGRPKSATFRTADLSGVDIFVNVADGLAKATQEDFAVPDAIRHLIENRWLGDKTGQGFYKKTKDESGATKILTLNLKTFEYEDRGKVRLPELKPISALATPEERLQALLALDGPLGEFTRRTTADLVTYAEKMVGVVADTPDEIDNALRWGYGWQLGPFDIVRAIGADALGALLKTAVQPVGAVVAAPGGPTILRALKSEPGRVVRGTRDASLIDLGDGVALLEFTSKMNTLGQGVLEMLDVADEVVRKDFAGLVIGNQGENFSVGADLKMVLHLAKEQRWSDLEHAVKTFQRVVTRLRYAPYPTVVAPFNMTFGGGCEMSLWADAVQASAELYMGLVEIGVGLIPAGGGTTALLIRFTETIPADADAFVGVKRAFETIAMAKVSTAALDARNLGLLAASDGISMNADRVIDAAKTRVLGLSYGYVPPPPRQVRALGETACANLCTAAWLMREGRAITPYEETLAKTLARVLTGGTRNAAGLVDEQVILDYEREAFVSLCGNELTQQRVQHMLETGKSLRN; from the coding sequence ATGACCACCCCCTCGCAGCCGCGCCCCTATGCCGCGCGCGCCATCCGACGCGTCGCCGTCATCGGCGCCGGCACCATGGGCGCCGGCATCGCGGCCCATCTCGCCAATGCCGGCATCTCCACCCTGCTGCTCGACGTTCCGAAGGAAGGCGACCGAGACGCCCTCGCAAGAGGAGGCATCGAGCGCCAGCTCAAGGCGAAGCCCGCCGCGTTCATGGACCCCGCTCGCGCCCGCCTCATCGACGTCGGCAACACCGAGGACGACCTCGGCCGGGTTGCCGAGGCAGACTGGATCATCGAGGCCATCTTCGAGAACCTCGACGCCAAGCGCGCCCTCTGGGAGAAGGTCGAGGCGCTCGCATCTGCTGACGCCATCATCAGCAGCAACTCGAGCGGCATCCCCATGTTCCTGCAGGTGAAGGGGCGAAACGAGGGCTTTCGACGCCGCTTCGTGGGGGCCCACTTCTTCAACCCGCCCCGCTACCTGCATCTACTCGAGGTCATTCCCACCCCGGACACGGCGCCTGAAGTGGTTGACACGGTGCGCCAGTTCGCCGATCACGTGCTCGGCAAGGGTGTGGTGGTGGTGCGCGATGTGCCGGGCTTCGCGGCGAATCGCATCGCGGGCTATGCCTTCACCAAGATGATGCGCGCCATGATCGACCTCGATCTCACGCCCGACGTGGTCGACGCCATCACCGGTCCGCTCATCGGACGCCCCAAGAGCGCCACGTTCCGCACCGCCGACCTGAGCGGGGTCGACATCTTCGTGAACGTGGCCGACGGGCTGGCCAAGGCCACGCAAGAAGACTTCGCCGTTCCCGACGCGATTCGCCACCTCATCGAGAACAGGTGGCTGGGCGACAAGACGGGCCAGGGCTTCTACAAGAAGACAAAAGATGAATCGGGCGCCACGAAGATTCTCACGCTCAACCTCAAGACCTTCGAGTACGAAGATCGAGGCAAGGTGCGACTGCCCGAGCTCAAGCCCATCAGCGCCCTTGCGACCCCAGAAGAGCGGTTGCAGGCATTGCTCGCCCTCGACGGGCCGCTGGGCGAGTTCACCCGTCGCACCACCGCCGATCTGGTCACCTACGCAGAGAAGATGGTGGGCGTGGTGGCCGACACCCCGGACGAGATCGACAACGCATTGCGCTGGGGCTACGGCTGGCAGCTGGGGCCGTTCGACATCGTGCGCGCCATCGGCGCCGATGCACTGGGCGCGCTGCTGAAGACGGCCGTGCAGCCGGTGGGTGCGGTCGTCGCGGCGCCCGGCGGGCCCACCATCCTGCGCGCACTCAAGAGCGAGCCCGGCCGCGTGGTGCGCGGCACGCGAGATGCCAGCCTCATCGATCTGGGCGACGGCGTGGCGCTGCTCGAGTTCACCAGCAAGATGAACACCCTCGGTCAGGGCGTGCTCGAGATGCTCGACGTGGCCGACGAGGTGGTGCGCAAGGACTTCGCGGGTCTCGTCATCGGCAACCAGGGCGAGAACTTCTCGGTGGGGGCCGATCTCAAGATGGTGCTGCACCTGGCCAAAGAGCAGCGCTGGAGCGATCTCGAGCACGCGGTGAAGACCTTCCAGCGCGTGGTGACGCGCCTTCGCTACGCGCCCTATCCCACCGTGGTGGCGCCGTTCAACATGACGTTTGGCGGCGGCTGCGAGATGTCGCTCTGGGCCGATGCCGTACAGGCCAGCGCCGAGCTCTACATGGGGCTGGTGGAGATCGGCGTCGGCCTCATTCCCGCGGGAGGTGGAACCACCGCGCTGCTGATCCGCTTCACCGAGACGATACCAGCCGACGCAGACGCCTTCGTGGGGGTGAAGCGGGCGTTCGAGACCATCGCCATGGCGAAGGTGTCGACCGCTGCGCTCGACGCGCGCAACCTGGGGCTGCTGGCGGCCAGCGACGGCATCTCGATGAACGCCGATCGCGTGATCGACGCCGCTAAGACACGCGTGCTCGGACTCTCGTACGGCTACGTCCCCCCGCCACCGCGACAGGTGCGCGCCCTGGGCGAGACCGCTTGCGCGAACCTGTGCACGGCGGCCTGGCTCATGCGTGAGGGGCGCGCCATCACGCCCTACGAGGAGACCCTGGCCAAGACCCTGGCGCGGGTGCTCACCGGCGGCACCCGCAACGCAGCCGGGCTCGTCGACGAGCAGGTCATCCTCGACTACGAGCGTGAGGCCTTCGTGAGCCTCTGCGGCAACGAGCTGACCCAGCAGCGCGTCCAGCACATGCTCGAGACCGGCAAGTCGCTGCGCAACTGA
- a CDS encoding thiolase family protein encodes MSNSRNAVIVSAVRTPVGRGVKGSLAATRPDDLAALVMRAAVERARIDASIIDDVIMGCAMPEAEQGLNVARMAGMIAGLPDTAPGVTVNRFCASGLQAVAMAAQAIVSGMADCIVAGGVESMSMVPMGGNKAAMNLALLDRRPEAYLGMGLTAERLAAKHGISREAQDAFALQSHQRGAAAQEAGRFDDEIVPVPVRVDRCEGTSMTSTTMPFTKDELIRRDTSMEALAKLKPAFLQGGTVTPGNSSPISDGAAALVVMSAERAKALGLEPLATFVTYAVTGVAPEIMGIGPVTAVPKALQRAGLSLTDMNAIELNEAFAAQSLAVLQTLGLDPARVNESGGAIAMGHPLGCSGAKLAVTAIHALRRRGGGHGLVTMCVGGGQGAAGIFRVG; translated from the coding sequence ATGAGCAATTCGCGAAACGCTGTCATCGTGAGCGCCGTGCGCACCCCCGTGGGGCGCGGTGTGAAGGGGTCGTTGGCCGCGACCCGCCCCGACGATCTGGCCGCCCTGGTGATGCGCGCGGCGGTCGAGCGCGCCCGCATCGATGCGTCGATCATCGACGACGTCATCATGGGATGCGCCATGCCCGAAGCCGAGCAGGGGCTCAATGTGGCCCGCATGGCCGGCATGATCGCGGGATTGCCGGACACGGCGCCGGGCGTCACCGTGAACCGCTTCTGCGCCAGCGGCCTGCAGGCCGTGGCCATGGCCGCCCAGGCCATCGTGAGCGGCATGGCCGACTGCATCGTCGCGGGGGGCGTCGAGTCGATGAGCATGGTGCCCATGGGCGGCAACAAGGCCGCCATGAACCTGGCGCTGCTCGATCGTCGGCCGGAGGCCTACCTCGGCATGGGGCTCACCGCAGAGCGCCTTGCCGCGAAGCACGGAATCTCGCGCGAAGCACAAGATGCGTTCGCGCTGCAGAGCCACCAGCGCGGCGCCGCGGCGCAGGAGGCAGGCCGCTTCGACGATGAGATCGTCCCGGTGCCCGTGCGGGTCGATCGGTGCGAGGGGACCTCGATGACCTCGACCACGATGCCGTTCACGAAAGATGAGCTCATCCGCCGCGACACCTCGATGGAAGCGCTGGCGAAGCTCAAGCCGGCCTTCTTGCAAGGCGGCACCGTGACGCCGGGCAATTCGTCGCCCATCTCCGACGGCGCGGCCGCGCTCGTCGTGATGTCAGCCGAGCGGGCAAAGGCGCTCGGTCTCGAGCCGCTGGCGACCTTCGTCACCTACGCGGTGACAGGGGTCGCGCCGGAGATCATGGGCATCGGACCGGTCACCGCCGTGCCGAAGGCGCTGCAACGCGCCGGGCTCTCGCTCACCGACATGAACGCGATCGAGCTCAACGAGGCCTTCGCGGCCCAGTCGCTTGCCGTGCTGCAAACGCTCGGGCTCGACCCGGCGCGGGTGAACGAGAGCGGTGGCGCCATCGCCATGGGGCACCCGCTGGGATGCTCGGGCGCCAAGCTCGCGGTCACGGCCATCCACGCGCTGCGCCGTCGCGGCGGCGGTCACGGGCTGGTGACCATGTGCGTCGGCGGCGGTCAGGGCGCGGCGGGCATCTTCCGCGTGGGCTGA